A window from Lentisphaera araneosa HTCC2155 encodes these proteins:
- a CDS encoding transposase: MSKKRRYFNADQKVVAIRKHLLEQIPVSDICDELNITTTLFYRWQKEFFENGSRAFLKDNDSNLKNAVKENTQLKATTSEKNDVIAELVAIESRCFCKLVLTNFS, translated from the coding sequence ATGTCTAAGAAACGCCGTTATTTCAATGCTGACCAAAAAGTCGTCGCTATCCGTAAACATCTCCTCGAGCAGATTCCGGTCTCTGATATCTGTGATGAACTCAATATCACGACTACCTTATTTTATCGTTGGCAGAAAGAGTTCTTTGAGAATGGTTCTCGAGCCTTCCTCAAGGATAACGATAGTAATTTAAAGAACGCAGTGAAAGAAAACACACAACTCAAGGCCACGACTTCAGAAAAGAATGATGTCATTGCCGAACTTGTAGCGATAGAGTCCCGTTGTTTCTGTAAATTGGTGTTGACCAATTTTAGTTAA